In the Juglans microcarpa x Juglans regia isolate MS1-56 chromosome 6D, Jm3101_v1.0, whole genome shotgun sequence genome, one interval contains:
- the LOC121235244 gene encoding LOW QUALITY PROTEIN: protein MHF1 homolog (The sequence of the model RefSeq protein was modified relative to this genomic sequence to represent the inferred CDS: inserted 1 base in 1 codon; deleted 2 bases in 1 codon): MGSIWDALLKAILYSVNPCDRKERLRFKPSHSVCISRSRRAKLELYFVMEADGAGSDVEREDESVIELLRDRFRLLTISISEAQAKRNNLEISLPIAACIADLAFKYTEQLAKDLELFAQHASRKSINMEDVILSAHRNEHLATSLRSFCTDLKSKRSSSERKRKKPSRKEDXATTSVVHIPD; the protein is encoded by the exons TGAATCCTTGTGATAGAAAAGAGCGGTTACGTTTCAAGCCCAGCCATTCTGTGTGCATTTCCAGGTCGAGGAGGGCAAAACTTGAACTTTATTTTGTAATGGAAGCAGATGGAGCTGGGAGTGATGTGGAAAGAGAAGACGAATCAGTGATCGAGCTCTTGAGAGATCGATTTCGCCTCTTAACCATCTCTATCTCTGAGGCCCAAG CAAAGAGAAACAACCTGGAAATATCTCTACCTATTGCGGCTTGCATTGCCGATTTGGCCTTCAAATACACAG AGCAGCTGGCAAAGGACCTTGAGCTATTTGCACAACACGCGAGTCGTAAATCTATAAACATGGAAGATGTCATACTTTCTG CGCATAGAAATGAACATCTAGCCACCTCTTTGAGGTCTTTCTGCACTGATCTGAAATCTAAAAGAAGCTCA TCTGAGAGGAAGCGAAAGAAGCCGTCAAGAAAAGAGG AAGCAACTACCAGTGTAGTTCATATTCCTGATTAA